From a single Collibacillus ludicampi genomic region:
- a CDS encoding DNA polymerase: protein MTVLQIDLETYSSIDLTKCGVYRYVESPDFEILLFAYAYDDEPVTVIDLTAFEDLPEQVLHDLTNPAVIKTAFNANFERVCIGKHFGIYCDPLQWRCTAVHALALGLPGHLEGVAQVLKLEAQKDARGKNLIKYFSVPCKPTKANGGRTRNLPHHDPEKWQQYIEYNRQDVVVEREIRRKLSRFPLPDHEWRLWALDQRINDRGVRLDPLLFRQAITCDAQYEERLVAEAREITGLENPNSLQQLKEWLADRGLDASEGLSKDHMPALLDAAPDEETRRVLELRQEMSKTSVDKYNAMERSMCADERARGLLQFYGANRTGRWAGRIVQVQNLPQNKIEDLALARETLRSGDFELLEMLYGSPPFVLSQLIRTAFIPSPGCRFIVSDFSAIEARVVAWLADEHWVLDVFRSHGKIYEATAAQMFKVPFETIVKGHPNYELRAKGKVATLACGYQGGPNALIAMGALKSGIPEDELPGLVKQWRQANPNIVKLWYAAEDAAVTAVREKTTVKLAHGVQYRYEAGVLFADLPSGRSLTYVNPRIKPDPNFDKDGLVYDGMDQVKKKWMSQRTYGGRLVENLVQAIARDCLAVALMRLSAEGYEIVMHVHDEVVLDVPIGAGSVEHVTSVMSAPIEWAPGLPLAAAGFECDFYMKD from the coding sequence ATGACGGTACTGCAAATCGACCTGGAAACCTACTCTAGCATCGATCTGACCAAATGCGGAGTTTACCGCTACGTCGAGAGTCCTGACTTTGAAATCCTGCTATTCGCTTACGCATATGATGATGAACCGGTAACCGTGATAGATTTGACCGCTTTTGAAGATTTGCCAGAGCAAGTCCTGCACGATCTGACAAATCCAGCTGTCATCAAAACAGCTTTCAATGCGAACTTCGAACGGGTTTGTATTGGAAAACACTTTGGAATCTATTGTGATCCCCTCCAGTGGCGGTGTACGGCGGTACATGCGCTGGCACTGGGGCTCCCAGGACACCTGGAGGGAGTCGCCCAAGTGCTGAAGCTCGAAGCGCAGAAGGACGCCCGAGGTAAAAACCTGATTAAGTATTTCAGCGTTCCCTGCAAGCCGACCAAGGCAAACGGCGGCCGCACCCGGAACCTTCCACATCACGACCCGGAGAAGTGGCAGCAGTACATCGAGTACAACCGGCAGGACGTGGTGGTAGAACGGGAAATCCGGCGGAAGTTGAGCCGGTTCCCCTTGCCCGACCACGAATGGCGGCTGTGGGCGCTCGATCAGCGGATCAACGACCGAGGCGTCCGACTTGATCCGTTGCTGTTCCGGCAGGCGATTACTTGTGACGCACAATACGAGGAGCGGTTAGTAGCCGAGGCCAGGGAGATCACCGGTCTGGAGAATCCGAACAGCCTGCAACAACTTAAGGAATGGCTGGCTGATCGCGGTTTAGATGCGTCGGAAGGGCTTTCCAAGGATCACATGCCTGCACTGCTGGACGCGGCACCGGATGAAGAAACGCGCCGGGTACTGGAGTTGCGGCAAGAGATGAGCAAGACGAGCGTGGACAAATACAACGCCATGGAACGTTCCATGTGTGCAGATGAGAGGGCCCGGGGACTGCTCCAGTTTTACGGCGCTAATCGAACAGGCCGGTGGGCAGGGCGTATAGTGCAAGTTCAAAACCTTCCACAGAACAAGATCGAGGACTTGGCGCTGGCGCGGGAGACGTTGCGAAGCGGAGATTTTGAACTGCTAGAAATGCTGTACGGATCACCGCCGTTTGTGTTGAGCCAGCTCATTCGTACCGCATTCATCCCGTCACCTGGCTGCCGATTCATCGTGTCGGACTTCTCAGCGATTGAGGCCCGCGTGGTCGCTTGGCTGGCAGACGAACACTGGGTGTTGGACGTATTCCGTAGCCACGGAAAGATATACGAGGCCACAGCGGCGCAGATGTTCAAGGTGCCGTTCGAAACGATCGTCAAGGGACATCCCAACTATGAACTGCGGGCAAAGGGGAAGGTCGCTACGTTGGCCTGTGGTTATCAAGGCGGCCCGAACGCGCTGATCGCCATGGGGGCGCTCAAAAGCGGCATCCCAGAAGACGAACTACCCGGACTGGTCAAGCAGTGGAGACAGGCCAATCCGAACATCGTCAAACTCTGGTACGCCGCCGAAGATGCAGCCGTGACGGCAGTGAGGGAGAAAACGACAGTAAAACTGGCTCACGGTGTCCAGTACCGATACGAGGCAGGCGTATTATTCGCTGACCTGCCGAGTGGCCGAAGCCTCACCTACGTGAATCCGCGAATAAAGCCCGATCCTAATTTCGACAAAGACGGTCTGGTGTACGACGGAATGGATCAAGTCAAAAAGAAGTGGATGTCGCAACGAACATACGGCGGCAGACTGGTGGAGAACCTGGTGCAGGCCATCGCTCGGGATTGCTTGGCTGTGGCGTTGATGCGGTTGTCCGCAGAGGGATACGAGATCGTCATGCACGTACACGACGAAGTGGTTCTTGATGTACCGATAGGAGCCGGATCCGTGGAGCATGTGACGTCTGTCATGAGCGCGCCGATCGAATGGGCACCGGGGCTACCGTTGGCTGCAGCCGGATTTGAATGTGATTTCTATATGAAAGATTGA